TTATTGAAATTATAGATACCGGTAATCATTTCACAGCAAATGCAACTAGCTCTTTCGAAACCAAAGAACTAAATGAACGTGAACAAAAAGTATTGATGCGGGCTGTTATTCATCAATTTGAAGGATATATTAAATTAAATAAAAAAATACCTTTTGAAGTTTTAACATCTTTAAATAATATCAACAATGCGGATAGACTTGCCGATACTATAGCTGCTCACATGCCCCTAAAATTAAATGATAAACAATCTATATTAGAAATGTCAGACGTTACAGAACGGCTAGAATATTTAATTGCCACAATAGATACAGAAATTGAATTATTACAAATAGAACGTCGCATTCGTAATCGCGTAAAAAAACAAATGGAAAAAAGTCAACGTGAATATTATTTAAATGAACAAATGAAAGCTATACAAAAAGAGCTGGGAGAGCTAGATGACATCATTGATGAGAATGAATCTTTAAAAAGAAAAATAGAAACGGCAAAAATGCCAAAAGAAGCTAAAAATAAAGTAGAATCAGAATGGCAAAAATTGAAGATGATGTCCCCAATGTCTGCTGAAGCCACTGTGGTACGTGGCTACATTGATTGGATACTATCAGTCCCTTGGCACGCAAGAAGTAAAATGAAAAAAAATTTACTAAAAGCGCAAGAAAGCCTAGACAAAGACCACTATGGGCTAGACCGAGTTAAAGATCGTATATTAGAATATCTAGCAGTACAAAACAGAATCAATAAAATGAAGGGACCAATATTATGTTTAGTAGGACCTCCTGGGGTTGGAAAAACCTCCCTAGGTCAATCTATAGCTAAAGCTACTGGTCGTAAGTATGTTCGTATGGCATTAGGTGGTATGCGTGATGAAGCGGAAATTAGAGGACATAGGAGAACTTATATTGGTTCCATGCCTGGAAAGCTTATACAAAAAATTTCCAAAATTGGAGTAAAGAATCCACTATTTCTTTTAGATGAAATAGATAAAATATCTTTAGATATGCGCGGAGATCCTGCTGCTGCTTTATTGGAAGTATTAGATCCTGAACAAAATACTACTTTCAATGATCATTATCTAGAAATAGATTACGACTTATCTGATGTTATGTTTGTTGCCACCTCCAATTCTATGGATATTCCAAGCCCATTACTCGACAGAATGGAAGTAATAAAACTGTCTGGATATACCGAAGATGAAAAATTAAATATAGCTAAAAAACATTTGCTTAATAAGCAAATAGAACGTAACGCTTTAAAACCTGGGGAATTAACAATTCAAGATGATGCATTGATTGGAATAATTAGAAATTACACACGCGAAGCTGGAGTGCGTAATTTAGAACGTGAAATATCTAAATTATGTCGTAAAACAGTAAAAATATTACTAATGAATAAAAAAATTAAATGCATAACTATTGACAAAAATAACCTAAAAGATTTTTTAGGAAT
This sequence is a window from Candidatus Blochmannia ocreatus. Protein-coding genes within it:
- the lon gene encoding endopeptidase La — translated: MNVEQPKRIEIPVLPLRDVVIYPHMVIPLFVGREKSIKCLESAMNNDKKIMLVAQKDASTDEPSINDLFLVGTVSTILQMLKLPDGTVKVLVEGLKRAKIIEIIDTGNHFTANATSSFETKELNEREQKVLMRAVIHQFEGYIKLNKKIPFEVLTSLNNINNADRLADTIAAHMPLKLNDKQSILEMSDVTERLEYLIATIDTEIELLQIERRIRNRVKKQMEKSQREYYLNEQMKAIQKELGELDDIIDENESLKRKIETAKMPKEAKNKVESEWQKLKMMSPMSAEATVVRGYIDWILSVPWHARSKMKKNLLKAQESLDKDHYGLDRVKDRILEYLAVQNRINKMKGPILCLVGPPGVGKTSLGQSIAKATGRKYVRMALGGMRDEAEIRGHRRTYIGSMPGKLIQKISKIGVKNPLFLLDEIDKISLDMRGDPAAALLEVLDPEQNTTFNDHYLEIDYDLSDVMFVATSNSMDIPSPLLDRMEVIKLSGYTEDEKLNIAKKHLLNKQIERNALKPGELTIQDDALIGIIRNYTREAGVRNLEREISKLCRKTVKILLMNKKIKCITIDKNNLKDFLGIQRYDCTTYDQENRIGQVIGLAWTEVGGDLLTIETACVPGKGKLTYTGSLGEVMQESIQAALTVVRARADKLGINNDFYEKKDIHVHVPEGATPKDGPSAGIAMCTALVSCLTGNSVKANIAMTGEITLRGQILPIGGLKEKLLAAHRGGIKTVLIPYENKRDLEDIPKIVVNNLNIYPVKQIDEVLKLALQKNAIPTNFPIKSTPKKNQLVV